A window of Gambusia affinis linkage group LG03, SWU_Gaff_1.0, whole genome shotgun sequence contains these coding sequences:
- the LOC122828582 gene encoding DNA excision repair protein ERCC-6-like isoform X2, which yields MEEHQQLDEVSLRLRSLSIDAEQKMEKYERLISDGKAVAKQGDIQQALKLFKQAFSIHQTPKLESRIKKIEELLAENDLEDEDDEFVNVNNSGLMLFKELHDKLYDYQRDGVSFLYGLYRDGRKGGVLADDMGLGKTIQIISFLSGMYDNDLIKHTLLVMPTSLITNWVKEFSKWTPGMRVKDFHGASKAERTRSLEKVQRRGGVIITTYTMLMNNWQQLASFQGKEFCWDYMILDEAHKIKNSSTKTAKSAYAIPSKNRILLTGTPVQNNLREMWTLFDFACQGTLLGTAKTFKTQYENPITRAREKDATPGEKALGSRMSENLMTLIKPYFLRRTKSEVQKKKTGGKEANSEPDNHQYPQDQPTSGAVMPKLTRKNDLIVWTYLSAVQEDIYRQFISLDHIKELLMTTKSPLAELNILKKLCDHPRLLSANAIAQLGLDQNPQGDNDETDVKSIANVSDETLISESGKLVFLLALLERLREEGHRTLVFAHYRTVLDILQRILGNRGFKLLRLDGTITQITEREKLISRFQTDKRYSVFLLTTQVGGVGITLTAANRVVIYDPSWNPATDAQAVDRAYRIGQTENVVIYRLITCGTVEEKIYRRQVFKDSLIRQNTGDTKNPFRYFSRQELKELFTLEDPRSSSTQLQLQDLHSRERRTDPALDEHIAQLHAMHMFGISDHDLMFSLDVNHDEDPEDQEACHYIEGRVQKAQELMKAESELQMQLDVGTEPAWQRRQQDTREDPNEKNSKHLKPSNPQPVNNNFSNLKRPVAVEMDLCGPGRNEPPHHKADEHTELSLNTLSQKTSADVEEPMEKSSGSDSNLQITANNDSDKLNRTSHSEMNLNSSIEAGTFRVLSEPKASKENLEFSDFVAENARTEEDQRLLSPPQLNGKSLLESLHNKTDHSRDKSNNDLSWTTKKQTAKDNYDSGRDDYEEQQIITLQVSPFQVLTASTPKLPLFGSSAHHVRKTAGENTPDDFRHSLLQSTIENINAQEIEEEGNKHDKGSDVSRKNVLLTSEEPQSETFLETSLYSSCEYPVVSKIPLDKTFTLEEDEEENSDDDNETEISESNSEGKQEGGTESTQLQMDESSSEEEESEEKIQEHEPVENQEELKKEEPDKEKGEGELQVEEPEEIQNEEVQDNDPQEESVGKKTQDVVVKEEESVKTVTEEAEKENLGGALEEENNSGEDDPQDEKSQEEDSEVEEVTRNSLKLTFIDNSPNQKMKPADTTVQRTEPTGPSEPLNTHSRQREPRPSPPQQDNNVSTAEMDRPGSGAEELWLSLTLNASPQHPAAVEDLMDQTTECDASHLLIMADNKNGVNRTSHFEMGFEPDFSFEEEPYRENVKFEIFNKNFVLQLESSDSVQEDVESEEGPLSQGLQKLTTSSANASGLDKSIDEHHEKTPHIKNPTDSSFLVIESNSSGSGSGSHHLRNRDGRSLSVGSYKSILWSIIKNKDVLDFQGEREDSKDADAPEKINIPLMWKEPQSEETDNREEEDEAVDMSIPKEEEEDDLIDADDEMKTDSDEDADRSSDGREKEEATHSNPNEPDGEDFQEDKKQEEEEADKEEIQEEELVQRDTLKEKTQEDLFENVQIQNDESPEWRSEDEYGEKKCDKEAKNERESEKVQEMEDNSEHDDPQDETQEKLDGRRPQEEEKIQAEETQDWKSREETVEDESEEEERFDHKTQDKESEDEDMKRMIHSFKSTLISSPNFPKMQLGENVEVSPETDRPGPEADRETSQDSQGEDHLNTVPEEEGSADVGELMDESSETCEKSSVTIKLRDPLTEGGSGDHQESPVYTSFQLFGYYTPESEPSHRSVLQTVITDCQEIQEEPRVRNETKTNGEIAEYGSEKGQGDDSCHQELRLHETRGNKEELEEETQEKRFENKAEEEMQDKLCENDIKKGESEGIQDVQAKESKSREEEESEEEEMREEEFGETVIRCRRRNLMKRRDQKRRCTRRWRKIELKKKRLKRRRPERWSGRRKCLIVSEWETGDGESELQVDKADEEDEEEEMQRGESEEKETEEEIHDELEENSFLEEETKTQVSEKEETREVQDRGWESGEDSEEEESEEEESEEEKMQVEESQEDSGQKEELNMEEFDESEIQGKMEENEIEKEETQQKWEGGVSDWETEEEESKEQEPEEGGEHLVEDINHLQNALLQSDCSFQAETPRIKPEVDLPCRNFVLQFEDTTVDLQDSDTEEEEQTLLCELQRNGSFNVEKSLSDSLDRRTFSSCKVSDLDENITVPMKRRAAEEEDEELLLHLFNKSLRVLRTSTPTSGASVCSPQITKKRSGRKAQASSHHSLLHSVTDHQEGEEGSGSGSDGGADVSGQSSEAKEESVAFFTCNESEQEQRSRKSLKTDDEEEEEGEETHQDSQQSGSGPELTSGQTDPVSEM from the exons ATGGAGGAACATCAGCAGCTGGATGAGGTTTCCCTCAGGCTGAG ATCTCTGTCCATTGATGCCGAACAGAAGATGGAAAAGTACGAAAG GTTGATTTCAGACGGCAAAGCTGTTGCCAAACAAGGAGACATTCAGCAAGCTCTGAAGCTGTTCAAACAGGCCTTCAGCATCCACCAAACTCCCAAACTGGAGAGCAGAATAAAGAAGATCGAAGAACTCCTGGCTGAGAATGACTTGGAGGATGAAGACGACGAGTTCGTCAATGTGAACAACAGCGGCTTGATGCTGTTTAAAGAGCTGCATGACAAGCTGTACGACTATCAGAGAGACGGAGTTTCCTTCCTGTACGGCCTCTACAGGGACGGCCGAAAAGGAGGAGTTCTGGCGGACGACATGGGACTCGGGAAGACCATCCAGATCATCTCCTTCCTCTCTGGCATGTACGACAACGACCTGATAAAACACACTCTTCTGGTCATGCCAACCTCCCTCATCACAAACTGGGTCAAGGAGTTCAGCAAATGGACTCCAGGAATGAGGGTGAAGGATTTCCACGGTGCCAGTAAAGCAGAGAGGACCAGGAGTTTGGAGAAAGttcagaggagaggaggagtgATCATCACCACCTACACCATGCTGATGAACAACTGGCAGCAGCTGGCCTCATTTCAGGGAAAGGAGTTCTGCTGGGACTACATGATCCTGGATGAAGCACACAAGATTAAAAACTCTTCCACCAAAACAGCCAAAAGTGCCTACGCCATTCCCTCCAAGAACAGGATTCTCCTGACGGGAACTCCGGTCCAGAACAACCTCAGGGAAATGTGGACCCTCTTTGACTTTGCCTGTCAGGGAACTCTCCTGGGAACAGCCAAGACTTTCAAAACACAGTATGAGAACCCCATCACCCGCGCAAGGGAGAAGGATGCTACTCCTGGGGAAAAAGCTCTTGGCTCCAGGATGTCCGAGAACCTCATGACTCTGATCAAGCCCTACTTCCTTCGTAGAACAAAATCAGaagtgcagaagaagaagactgGTGGAAAAGAGGCAAACTCAGAACCTGATAACCACCAATACCCTCAAGATCAGCCAACCTCTGGGGCAGTCATGCCCAAGCTCACCCGAAAGAATGACCTGATCGTCTGGACTTACCTGAGTGCCGTTCAGGAGGACATTTACAGACAGTTCATCAGTTTGGACCACATCAAGGAGCTGCTGATGACCACCAAATCACCTCTAGCTGAATTAAACATCCTGAAGAAGTTGTGTGACCACCCAAGACTGTTGTCTGCCAATGCTATTGCACAGTTAGGCCTGGATCAAAATCCTCAGGGGGATAATGATGAGACTGATGTTAAGAGCATTGCAAACGTTTCAGATGAAACTTTGATATCAGAATCTGGAAAGCTTGTCTTTCTGTTGGCTCTTCTGGAGCGACTCAGAGAGGAAGGCCACCGAACGCTGGTCTTTGCTCACTACAGGACAGTCCTCGACATCCTCCAACGGATCCTTGGCAACAGAGGGTTCAAACTGTTGAGACTGGATGGAACCATCACCCAGATCACAGAACGAGAAAAACTGATCTCTCGGTTTCAAACAGACAAACGTTACTCCGTGTTTCTCCTCACCACTCAGGTTGGAGGAGTGGGCATCACCCTGACAGCAGCAAACAGAGTAGTCATCTACGATCCGAGCTGGAACCCTGCCACAGACGCTCAGGCTGTCGACAGAGCGTACCGCATTGGCCAGACAGAAAACGTAGTGATCTACAGACTGATAACCTGTGGAACGGTGGAGGAGAAGATCTACAGACGGCAGGTTTTCAAAGACTCCCTAATCAGGCAGAATACCGGAGACACAAAGAACCCATTCAGGTACTTCAGCAGACAAGAACTGAAGGAGCTCTTCACCCTGGAGGACCCAAGGTCTTCAAGCACCCAACTTCAGCTGCAGGATCTGCACTCCAGAGAACGACGGACTGACCCAGCTCTAGATGAGCACATCGCTCAACTGCATGCTATGCACATGTTTGGGATTTCAGACCACGACCTCATGTTTTCTCTTGATGTGAACCATGATGAGGATCCTGAAGACCAGGAGGCATGTCACTACATCGAAGGGCGTGTCCAGAAGGCTCAGGAGCTAATGAAGGCGGAGTCTGAGCTGCAG ATGCAGTTGGATGTGGGCACAGAACCAGCATGGCAGAGACGACAACAGGACACTAGAGAAGACCCTAatgagaaaaactcaaaacatctaaaacctTCCAACCCACAGCCTGTTAACAACAACTTCTCCAACTTAAAAAGGCCAGTTGCAGTTGAAATGGATTTGTGTGGTCCAGGCAGAAATGAGCCACCACATCATAAGGCAGATGAACATACTGAGCTGTCTTTAAACACCTTGTCTCAGAAAACTTCTGCTGATGTTGAAGAACCAATGGAGAAATCTTCAGGAAGTGATTCCAACCTCCAGATTACAGCAAATAATGACAGCgacaaactgaacagaacctCCCACTCTGAGATGAACCTAAACTCCAGCATTGAAGCAGGCACCTTCAGAGTCCTCTCTGAACCCAAAGCCTCTAAAGAAAACCTGGAGTTTTCTGACTTTGTTGCCGAGAATGCTCGAACTGAAGAGGACCAGAGATTGTTGTCTCCACCTCAGTTAAATGGAAAGTCTTTGTTAGAGAGTCTACACAACAAAACTGACCACAGCAGAGACAAGTCCAACAATGACTTGAGCTGGACAACCAAGAAGCAAACAGCCAAAGATAATTATGACAGCGGTAGGGATGATTATGAAGAGCAGCAGATAATCACTCTCCAGGTCAGCCCCTTTCAGGTGCTCACAGCCTCCACACCTAAATTGCCACTTTTTGGTTCTTCTGCTCACCATGTGAGAAAGACTGCTGGAGAAAACACACCAGATGACTTCCGTCATTCCTTGCTCCAGTCCACCATAGAGAATATCAATGCTCAGGAAATAGAGGAGGAGGGCAACAAACATGACAAAGGTAGTGATGTTTCAAGAAAAAATGTCCTGTTGACTTCTGAGGAACCTCAGTCAGAAACGTTTCTAGAGACATCTCTGTATTCCTCTTGTGAATATCCTGTTGTGAGCAAGATTCCCCTGGACAAGACATTCACCCtggaagaggatgaagaagagaaCAGTGATGATGACAATGAGACGGAGATATCAGAGTCAAACTCTGAGGGAAAACAGGAGGGTGGGACTGAATCAACTCAGCTTCAGATGGACGAATCCagcagtgaggaagaggagtctGAGGAGAAGATACAAGAACATGAGCCTGTGGAAAACCAGGAGGAGCTTAAGAAGGAGGAGCCAGATAAGGAGAAGGGGGAAGGGGAGTTACAAGTTGAGGAGCCTGAGGAGATTCAAAATGAGGAGGTGCAAGATAATGACCCTCAAGAGGAGTCTGTGGGGAAGAAGACACAAGATGTGGTGGTGAAAGAGGAGGAGTCTGTGAAGACGGTAACGGAGGAGGCTGAAAAGGAGAACCTAGGGGGGGCGCTAGAGGAGGAGAACAACTCAGGAGAGGATGACCCTCAAGACGAGAAGAGTCAGGAGGAAGATTCTGAGGTGGAGGAGGTGACTAGAAATTCCTTGAAGTTGACCTTCATCGACAACTCTCCAAACCAAAAG ATGAAACCAGCTGACACCACAGTCCAGAGAACAGAACCAACCGGGCCAAGTGAGCCGCTGAACACCCATAGCAGACAGAGGGAACCGAGGCCTTCACCTCCACAGCAGGACAACAACGTCAGCACTGCAGAGATGGACCGGCCTGGTTCTGGAGCAGAGGAACTCTGGCTGAGTCTGACTCTGAACGCCTCACCGCAACATCCTGCTGCTGTTGAAGATCTGATGGACCAAACAACAGAATGTGATGCCAGCCACCTGCTGATCATGGCAGATAACAAGAATGGAGTGAACAGAACTTCTCACTTTGAAATGGGCTTTGAGCCTGACTTTAGCTTCGAAGAGGAACCttacagagaaaatgttaagtttgaaatattcaataaaaactttgtCCTCCAGTTGGAGAGCAGTGACAGTGTTCAGGAAGATGTGGAGTCTGAAGAAGGCCCTCTGTCTCAAGGTCTGCAAAAACTGACCACCAGTAGCGCCAATGCCTCAGGCTTGGACAAGTCCATCGATGAACATCACGAGAAGACGCCCCACATAAAGAATCCAACTGACAGCTCCTTTCTGGTGATTGAATCAAACTcctctggatctggatctggttctCACCATCTGAGGAACAGAGATGGGCGGAGTTTGTCTGTGGGTTCCTATAAATCCATCCTTTGGTCTATCATCAAGAACAAAGATGTTCTGGACTTCCAGGGGGAACGTGAAGACAGCAAAGATGCTGATGCACCAGAGAAAATTAATATCCCTTTGATGTGGAAAGAACCTCAGTCAGAGGAAACTGacaacagagaagaagaagatgaggcTGTGGACATGTCTATCCcgaaagaggaagaagaggacgACCTTATTGATGCCGATGATGAAATGAAGACAGATAGTGATGAAGATGCTGACAGATCCTCTGATGGACGAGAGAAAGAAGAGGCAACTCATTCAAATCCCAATGAGCCGGATGGAGAAGATTTTCAGGAAGATAAAAAGcaagaagaagaggaggcaGATAAAGAGGAGATACAAGAGGAGGAACTAGTGCAGAGAGACACCCTTAAAGAAAAGACCCAAGAAGACTTGTTTGAGAATGTACAGATACAAAACGATGAGAGTCCAGAGTGGAGGTCTGAGGATGAATATGGAGAGAAGAAGTGTGATAAGGAGGCCAAAAACGAGAGGGAGTCTGAGAAGGTGCAAGAGATGGAGGATAATTCAGAACATGATGATCCCCAAGACGAGACTCAAGAGAAGCTTGATGGAAGGAGACCacaagaggaggagaaaattcAGGCGGAGGAGACCCAGGATTGGAAATCTAGGGAGGAAACTGTGGAAGAtgagtctgaggaggaggagcgatTTGATCACAAGACTCAGGACAAAGAATCTGAAGACGAAGACATGAAGAGGATGATTCATTCCTTCAAATCCACTCTCATCAGTTCTCCAAACTTTCCAAAG ATGCAGCTTGGGGAGAACGTGGAAGTGAGTCCAGAAACAGACAGGCCAGGACCAGAAGCTGACAGAGAGACCTCTCAGGACTCACAAGGTGAAGATCATTTGAACACTGTGCCTGAGGAG GAGGGCTCTGCTGATGTTGGGGAACTGATGGACGAATCTTCAGAGACTTGTGAAAAGTCCAGTGTGACCATCAAGCTGAGAGACCCGCTGACTGAAGGGGGCTCTGGAGACCATCAGGAGAGTCCAGTTTACACcagttttcagctgtttggatACTACACACCAGAATCAGAACCCTCTCATAGATCTGTCCTCCAGACCGTCATCACAGACTGTCAGGAGATCCAGGAGGAACCTCGGGTCAGGAATGAGACAAAGACTAACGGTGAGATAGCTGAGTACGGCTCTGAGAAAGGACAGGGAGACGATTCATGTCATCAGGAGCTTCGGCTGCATGAAACCAGAGGCAACAAAGAGGAGTTAGAGGAAGAGACCCAGGAGAAAAGGTTTGAGAACAAGGCAGAAGAGGAGATGCAAGACAAGCTTTGTGAGaatgatataaaaaaaggagagagtGAGGGGATACAGGACGTCCAGGCCAAAGAGTCCAAATCTAGGGAGGAAGAGGAatctgaagaggaagaaatgagAGAGGAAGAGTTTGGTGAAACGGTGATAAGATGCAGGAGGAGGAATTTGATGAAAAGGAGGGATCAGAAGAGAAGATGCACAAGAAGATGGAGGAAAATAGAATTAAAGAAGAAGAGACTCAAAAGGAGGAGACCAGAGCGTTGGAGTGGGaggagaaaatgtctgattGTGTCTGAATGGGAGACTGGAGATGGGGAGTCTGAGTTGCAAGTGGACAAGGctgatgaggaagatgaagaagaggagaTGCAAAGAGGGGAGTCTGAGGAAAAGGAGACGGAAGAGGAGATCCACGATGAGTTAGAAGAAAACAGCTTCTtagaagaggaaacaaaaacgCAGGTTTCTGAGAAAGAGGAAACCCGAGAAGTCCAGGACCGAGGGTGGGAGTCTGGGGAGGACTCTGAAGAAGAGGAGTCTGAAGAAGAGGAGTCTGAAGAAGAGAAGATGCAAGTGGAGGAGAGTCAGGAGGATTCTGGTCAGAAGGAGGAGCTGAACATGGAGGAGTTTGATGAGAGTGAGATACAAGGGaagatggaagaaaatgaaattgaaaaagaGGAGACTCAACAGAAGTGGGAGGGGGGCGTGTCTGATTGGGAGACTGAAGAAGAGGAGTCTAAGGAGCAAGAGCCTGAGGAAGGAGGGGAGCATCTAGTGGAGGACATAAACCATCTGCAGAACGCCCTCCTTCAGTCTGACTGCAGCTTCCAAGCAGAAACTCCCAGGATAAAGCCTGAGGTTGACTTGCCCTGCAGAAACTTTGTCCTACAGTTTGAGGACACAACTGTTGACCTGCAGGActcagacactgaggaagaggagcagacgCTGCTATGTGAGCTTCAGAGGAATGGCAGCTTCAATGTTGAGAAGTCTCTGTCAGACAGTCTGGACAGACGGACCTTCAGCAGCTGCAAAGTCTCCGATTTAGATGAAAACATCACAGTCCCTATGAAGAGGAGAGCTgctgaagaggaggatgaagagctGCTTCTGCATCTTTTCAACAAGTCGCTCCGGGTTCTCAGAACCTCCACACCAACATCAGGAGCCTCTGTTTGCTCTCCTCAGATCACAAAGAAAAGGTCTGGAAGAAAAGCTCAGGCGTCCTCCCATCACTCCCTCCTCCACTCCGTCACTGACCATCAGGAGGGAgaagaaggttctggttctggttctgatggtggTGCAGATGTTTCAGGACAGAGTTCTGAGGCAAAGGAAGAGAGTGTTGCTTTCTTCACCTGTAATGAGTCTGAGCAGGAacagagaagcagaaagagTCTCAAAACAgacgatgaagaggaggaagag GGGGAGGAAACCCACCAGGACAGCCAGCAGTCGGGTTCTGGACCTGAGCTGACCTCTGGGCAGACGGATCCAGTCTCAGAGATGTGA